The Leptospira sp. WS60.C2 genome includes the window GTTACGGAAGAACAAAATCAGGAGATATACGCATTGCTTGTCCATGTAATGGGGTATATGGACAAATTATATTTAGTGGAAGTCATTTTCACGGTCCTAAAAGAACTCCTCATGAACGCAAATAAAGCCAATGCAAAACGCGACTACTTCAGCCGCGAGAAATTGGACATCCAAAACGCCACGGATTATGCAAAAGGAATGTCACGATTCCAAGAAAACATCATCATGAAGTGGAACGAACAACTGGATCGATTGGATGGTGGAAACTATTACATCAGTTTGCTTATGAAAGTGGACGGAAAATCCATCCACTTTGCTGTCGAAAATAACGCTCCTATCACGAAGGAAGAACTCTCAAGGATCAATCGTCGGATTGAAGTCGCAAAAAATTACAATGACCTTTCGGATGCATTCACGGATGTTTCTGACAGCACGGAGTCAGCCGGTTTAGGATTAGTACTCATTCAACTTCTTTTAAAGAACTCTGGAATTGGTTCTGATAAATTTAAAATCTTCACAAATGAAAAGATAACACGTGCTACGTTGACTGTTCCAGACGTGACAACTCCAGTTGAAATCCAAACAAATCTCAAAACCAAGTTACTCAATGAAATTGATGGCCTACCACCACTACCTCATTCATTGACCAAAATCATCCAACTCTGCAACAACCCTGATTCCGACCTTCACATGATTTCCAATGAAATTGAACGAAATCCTGCGTTGTCCGCGGACTTACTCAAACTTTCTAATTCTGCTTTTTTTGCAAACCGCAGTCAAGTGAGTTCAATCCTGCAGGCTGTGAAAGTTGTTGGATTAAAGAACCTACGTAACCTTCTCTATGTTTCGGGTGTTCGTAAAATCATGGACGGTCAATACGGCAAAATGATGGATGTCTGGGAACATTCGAGTCGTTGCAGTTATTATGCGAGATACCTTGCCACGGAAAACAACCATACCAATAAAATTGCCGATATCATTGCCGTATGTGCTTTGTTACATGATATTGGAAAATTTTTATTATTATCCGTGGACAGAGGGTTTTTCAAAAAAATTGAAACCTACCAACGAGGTGCCGATTCTGGTAACTCAACTCTATTAGAAGAGATGGCGATTGGACTCAGTCACCCACAACTCGGAGCACTTCTTGCCGAAAAATGGGAGTTCCCACAAGACTTACGTGTTGCAATTGAATACCATCACAAACCATTCTTAGCGCCACCAGAACTGAAAGATTTGGTCGAAGTGATCTATATGGCAAACATGATGGCAGACTATCATGAACAGAAAAAAGGATTTTATGCGATCGACAAAAACCTTTTGGCAAAGTTTAACTTAGACAACATTGATACTTTCTCTGCAGCTGTGAACAAAGTAGAGGTATTGTATAAAAAAACGAATGAGTGAAGTGATACGTTTTGATTCTGTATCCTTTATTAGAAATGAGAAAATCATTTTACAAGATGTCAGTTTTGCCTTAAACGAAGGGGAATCCCTTGTCATCATTGGTCGTAATGGTGCAGGAAAAACAACACTCATCAATTTGTTATTTGGTTACCTTTGGCCCACATCTGGAACAGTCTCCGCTTTCGGAGAAACCTATGGTGATACACCGATGGCCCCTCTCCAAAATCAAATGGG containing:
- a CDS encoding HDOD domain-containing protein encodes the protein MNFKDIISQLETSKESRINFYFVTEEQNQEIYALLVHVMGYMDKLYLVEVIFTVLKELLMNANKANAKRDYFSREKLDIQNATDYAKGMSRFQENIIMKWNEQLDRLDGGNYYISLLMKVDGKSIHFAVENNAPITKEELSRINRRIEVAKNYNDLSDAFTDVSDSTESAGLGLVLIQLLLKNSGIGSDKFKIFTNEKITRATLTVPDVTTPVEIQTNLKTKLLNEIDGLPPLPHSLTKIIQLCNNPDSDLHMISNEIERNPALSADLLKLSNSAFFANRSQVSSILQAVKVVGLKNLRNLLYVSGVRKIMDGQYGKMMDVWEHSSRCSYYARYLATENNHTNKIADIIAVCALLHDIGKFLLLSVDRGFFKKIETYQRGADSGNSTLLEEMAIGLSHPQLGALLAEKWEFPQDLRVAIEYHHKPFLAPPELKDLVEVIYMANMMADYHEQKKGFYAIDKNLLAKFNLDNIDTFSAAVNKVEVLYKKTNE